In the Nymphalis io chromosome 2, ilAglIoxx1.1, whole genome shotgun sequence genome, one interval contains:
- the LOC126780031 gene encoding p53 and DNA damage-regulated protein 1, with product MDDQSKILKYLVAVEKLAEEIINDKREIIMLDKRRNQNREAIRDLTKSSQLKCWVTVGSVLVKHNVEGTITLLESDQKQLDIDINKLRSNLKVKVNRLRDLEMQPPVPGLMLVPITDKESEGLSRAGLFSQ from the coding sequence ATGGACGATCAAAGTAAGATTTTGAAGTACCTCGTTGCAGTCGAAAAATTAGCCGaggaaataattaatgataagcGAGAAATCATAATGTTAGATAAAAGAAGAAATCAAAATCGAGAAGCCATAAGAGATCTTACAAAATCTTCGCAATTGAAATGTTGGGTGACTGTTGGGTCTGTCCTTGTGAAACATAATGTTGAAGGCACAATAACATTATTAGAATCTGATCAAAAACAGCtagatatagatataaataaacttcGTAGTAACCTTAAAGTAAAAGTTAACAGATTAAGAGATTTAGAAATGCAACCCCCAGTGCCAGGTTTAATGTTAGTCCCAATTACTGATAAAGAAAGTGAAGGCTTATCAAGAGCTGGATTATTTTCACAATAA